CATCGACGTCCAGGTCGGTCACGCGGGGGATGCCAAGGAATTCTTCCTGGTTGGCCTCGAAGGTGGCTCCCTTTCGCTTGGGGTTGTGGCGATAGATCCAACTGCGTCCCCAGTCGGCTGTGTACAACGCGTTGCCGTAACCTTCAGGGAAGCCGGGTTCATCCATATACAACGCCCCACAACCAGAACCACCACCGTAGTCGGCTAGCGGCTGAATGATCTCTTCGCCGAAGTTCATGTACAGCCGCGGATAGCCGTGATCTTCCAGCCCGCTGAAGTGATGCAGGCGAATATCCCAGCCGCCACCGTCATTCGTGTTGTCGCGGGTGAACCCGTTCATCAGCGGATCGATGGCGACTTCCAGAATGTTACGTGTGCCGTAGCTGTAAACTTCCATGTTTGATCCATCGGGACGAACACGCAGCACGCCGCCGCCTCGCATTTGCAGCTTGCGACCGTCGGCTCCTTCTGCCTCCATGAAACCAAAGTCACCGATCGCCAGGTACAACCAACCATCGATGCCGAGCGTCACGCCGTTCGAGGTATGATCGGCTGGGCGATCCTTGAAGGTAAACGCCAGGTTCTTGATCAAGATCTCTTGCTTGTCGCTGCGGCCGTCGCCATCTTCGTCGATAAACGCACTCAGATGAGGAGGATGCAACACGTACAATCGATCTCGATCCCACACCAAGCCACGTGGAGAATCGACGTCAGGCACGAACAGCTTCACTTCGTCCGCCTTACCGTCGCCGTCGGTATCACGCAGGCGGTGGATTGCACCCCGCTTCAATTCGCGGTCGAGCGAGCCGTTCTTATCCACCGAGACGTAGACGTCTCCTTCAGGAGATGCGGCAACGAAGACGGGATAATTGACCGCCGGTGGGCCGGCGAAATAGGTCTTTTCAAAGCCATCGGGAATCTTCACTTCCGCCAGATCTTGAGCGTTCTCTTCGTCCTTCGTCGCGATCGGGTCGACCTTGACCAGTTCCTTACCAAGCAGGCGAAGCTCACGTACCGAGGCCCAGCCACCTTGCTTGCAAGCGAGAACATTCAAACGAACGTAGCGAAAACCTCCAGCGACAAATTCGTAATCGTAGTTGTTTCCCTTGTTCGCACTTTGGTCGACGATCGTCTTCCAACTCTTGCCGTCGGCACTGCCATCGAGGGTGAATTGATAAACGCTGTTGGCCGATTCCCAATCGATCTGTGCACCGCGAAGTTCTTTCGCTTCGCCCAGGTCGACTTCAAGCCACTGCGGATAGTTACCGCCACTGGCACACCAGCGAGTCCCTTTGTTGCCATCGAAAGCCAACTTAGCGAAGTTGCTCTTGCCGCTCTCTTCGCTGGAAGCCTTGGCAGGCTTTTCCAAGGCCAGGTTCTCAGGAACCATTTGTGGCCCGCCACTGGCCGAGGATGGCTTGAGGTATTCGTCATTCAGCTTGTCGCAAGCCCAGAGCGTCCCGCGAGTCAGCAGCGAGAGAAACTTGTCGTCTTCAACGGTTTCGTTGTGGTGTCCCAGCGTGGTCCCGAAGATACGAGCGTCGCCATATTGGTTGGTCCAAACACATGGCTGTTCGGTCCCCTCGTTCTTCTCCTTAGACGCGCCCAACACATGAGCCGTGTCCCACACCTTGGCAATGTGATAGAGCTCGCCTTGTGGGTTGTACCAAGCTGGACCGAAGTCGGCCATGATTGGATGGTTCGCATCGTAGTTGTATACGGCATGGGGGTAATGGGCACCGTGCTTGTGGGAAGTCACACCACAAAAACGAAACCATTGGTCGGTTCCATCACGGTAGCAATGCATCGCACAGTGAATCACCACACCAGGCAAGCCTTGTTGATGTGGCTTCAAAACGCGTTCAGTCCAGGCAGGATCTTTCACGCCGGCGAAACATTCGTCGTGCAAGACGATGTCGTACCCATCGGCCCAGTTCGGATCTTGATACAGCGGAATCTTTGTATCCGTGGTCGAACCACCTTGTTGCACGACGGTGACTTCGATGTGCGCCCGAGCTTCGAGCCCTTCTTTGATCAAGTTCTTCTGCGTGGTGTAGTCGTGGCAACAGCCACCGGTGACCAGCAAAGCCTTGATGGGTTTCGGTGCGTCGGCGGCGAATAGAGAAGCCGGCAAAACACTGATTAAAGATAAGACGAGCAAGCGGGCGAAAAGCAAGCGAGGGGGTGTCATTAAGGAAAACCTGTTTTGACGAAAGTTTTCGGGGGGAAGGAATACAGGGTGGAGTCGTTTCTACTATAGTTCATTCGAAACCGAACAGCACCCATCTTCTCCTCTGCCAGAGGGGAGCCGATGTCAAGAATCACCCGTTTTCGGGCAATATTTGGGGCACTTTGCACCGGCAGCAGTCGCTTCGCCCACTAGCGGGACGATTAGGAAGGCGAACCATTCGCGCCCGCGGGGACAACGCCCTCGAACACGCTCAACAGCAGATACATGGCCAGCGCTAATCCAAGCAAGGCCACGAAGGCAGAGATGACGATGGCAAAGCGAGTGCTGTAGGCCTGAGGCAGTTGCTGAAATACCATCCCACGAATAAAGCGTGCGTGCTGCCAAGCCGAGACACCGATCAGTGTGGCCCCTAGCAGTACGAATCCGATTCCGATGAGCGAGGAAGCGAGGGGAGGAGAGATATCAGCTCCGGGATGTCGAAGCATTCTTAAGAACAGACCAAACCGCGCGACGAGAAATCCAATCCCGATCACCGCCAAGCCAGTTCGCAGCCAAGCGAGCATGGTGCGTTCGGCCGCGAAGAACACGCGGGGATCTGATTCATCTGACACGAAGTCTATCCCTTAGGCCGATTTGGCCATCTTGCTGGATACCGATTCGGGACTGGCAACTTTCGTTTCGTTGGCTTCGTTGCTCCCTGGTGCATCTGACTTTTGCCCGCACCGAACCCAAAGGTCGGCGAATGCATGCGTGAAAGAATACTCGTTGGTTTGATGATAGGGTGAGCCTTCCGGCAAGGCCTTCATCAATCGCTTGTGTGCTTCCGGCATTGCGTGATACGGAAGTGAAGGGAACATGTGATGCAATGCATGGAAACGCGTTCCGATCGGAGCCCACAGCTCGGTAAGGAGCATCTTGCTTGGGAAGTTAATCGAGTCCAGCAATTGCTCGAGGAAAGTCATTTCCCCTTCATGATTGTGCCAACGATGAGCGACTAGCGTTCGCACGGCATTGACCGTGAGGACGAACACCCCCGTACAGTAACCTTGAATGAGCAACGGGTACGGATACTCGCCAACGGTCAACGTTCCGATGAGCAAACCTAAACACCACAAAAAACAAAGACCTTCTTGAATGCGAATCATGCGCATTGCGTCTTTGGTAGGCAATGGGCGGATGTACTTCGGATCGATCACCATGGACGAGGCGTGCTGAAACGCCCAATCACGGAATGCGGGGCTAACCCAAGTTAGCGGGGTGAGCACGAGGAAACGAAACACCGCCAAAAACGGAACCACAAACCCGGAAGCCAGGAAAGCGAAGATCTGCCAACGACCTTCATGTTCGATTGGCAAGTACTCGCCGTCTTTGTCGGTGCCGTAATGCTTGCGGCGATGATGATCCAAATGCGTGTAGTAGACAAACGACGGCATCAGGAATGGTACACCGACCAACAAGTTCCACACGACGCGGAATGCAGTCATCGTGCCGGTACGCAGGTGAACCAATTCGTGAATGAACATCGCCAAGCGGTAGAACAGCAAGCTACTGACGACAAAGCAGGCGATCTGCTGCCAGCTGAAAAGTTCGCTCTGGCGCACCAGACGGAAGCAGACGATCGCCACACTGAAGCTCATCAGAAAGTCGGTCCAGTAGACCCACGGCTTCGGCTTAAACAGATCGCCGATCGTCTTGCGAGCCTCGGCCATTGAAAAATCGTCGCTCTTGTTGCAGTGCAGCGGAGCCGGGCTGGATTTTGCTGAAATATCGCTCATAGGAGTACTTCAGGTCGAAATTGCGGAACCTGGTGCGAAATGGTTTGATAACCATCCATGGATCGAAATATTTCCTATGCGTCAGAATCGGCAGAACCAGTAGGCATGATTCCGCGAATTCTTGGCGGAGGCGGGGTTTCTGAAGGAAACTAGGGGGTTTATAGCGGTTGCTTCATCCTCACCGACGAAGCTCACTTTAGAATAAACAGATTCCGGGGAATTATAATAACCCACCCTTCCACGATGGCAAAATCTTCCTAGATTATCAATATTGCCACTAAATTTCGCAATTGGCGTTAGCGGTGGCATCAGGCCGATCTAGGGAAGGTAAGTGTCGACCGATATAAAACAACAGTCAATCTTTCGCGATCGCTTCAGGAAAGCCAAGCCAACGGATGCCGTCCTCAATCGAAATTGTGATTACCGGAACCGGGATTGTCAGTCCCATCGGAATTGGCAATGAGGCCGTGTGGGATAGCCTTGTCCAGGGTAAATCTGGCATCGCTCCCCTAACGGAATTTACTGCGCCGGAGTATCCCGTCTCGTTTGGGGGTGAGCTCAAGGACTTTGACGGCAAGAAGTACGTCAAGCCGCGCAAGGCCTTGAAGGTGATGTGCCGCGAGATTCAAACCGGCTTCGCCGCCGCTGCCTTGGCGATGGATCAAGCTCAGCTTCAGCCAGGCAGTATCGATCCTGATCGACTCGGTGTCGTTTACGGCAGCGAAATGCTGTATAGCGATTTCGAAGATCTGCGAGCCGCCTACGAACAGTGCGTCGAGGAAGGCTGGTACAAGCACGATCGCTGGGGCCCTTCCGCGATGAGCGAAACCAATCCGCTCTGGATGCTTAAGTACCTGCCGAATATGCCCGCCTGCCATGTTGGAATCTACTACGACGGCAGGGGGCACAACAACACGATTTGCCTGGAAGAATGTAGCTCGCTGGGAGCCATATCCGAGGCTCTTTCTCACTTACGACGTGGCACGATGGACTGCATGATCACCGGTGCAACCGGCTCGCGGCTCAACATTAACGTGCTCATGTATCGTGGTGACTCGTTGCTCTCGCACCGCAACGACGCTCCCGAGAAGGCCTCGCGACCATTCGACCAAGATCGCGACGGCATGGTCAGCAGCGAAGGCGCAGCCGCATTCGTGCTCGAGCCTCGTGAGAAGGCCGAAGCACGAGGTGCTCAGATTTTGGGGCGTGTCCTGGGTGCTGCTTCGACATTTGGTCGCATTACGGAAGAAGCCGTCGTCTCGCCGACCGCAGTCAAAGCATGCCTCGAAACCACACTTCGCGATGCTGGCATCACCGCCGACGATATCGCTTGCGTATTCGCCCACGGGACGAGCATAGCGGCTGACGATCGCCTGGAAGCTGAAGGAATTCATGCGGCTTTGCCCGGCGTACCAGTCGCTGCCATGAAGAGCTACTATGGTCACACTGGCGCAGCTGGTGGAGCTCTGGATGCAGCCATGGCCGTTCTGTCTCACCAACATGGTCAAGTGCCTCCTACGCTGAACTACGAGACGCCTGATCCGGCCTGTGAGATCCCCGTAATCCATGGTCAGCCACTGTCCATCGAGAAGCCAGTGATTCTCGTCCTCAGCCAGACTCGCCGGGGGCAATGCACCTGCGTGGCAATCGCACGATAGCATTTCGCACAGCCGGAAATTAAACTGTCGCGTGCGTGATCGACGCGTGATGTTCTTTCTGAGGTTGTGTGGAACAACGACGATGCTCAAAGGGTGTGGTCTGGCGTTGCTACTGCTGGCTGGCTTGGTCGGTGGTTACATGTTCTGGTTCGATCAGTATTTCAAACGCCCTGAAGGGCTCATCTTTGGCGGTATCGCCGGGCTGGTCGTTTTTTTCTGCGTAGGTGCCTTGGAAAATGCTTGGCGAGCATGGAGCGATTGGACACTTGTTTCTCGCGCCCAGTTTGGTTCGCAAATGTATCACGGCTACAAGACCGCCGTCACTGGTCGCATTCGACCGGAAGGAGAACCGCTGACCGCACCTTTCTCGGGCAAGCCGTGCGTGATCTGCGAATATGACATCGCACGCCCACAGCCAAAGACCTCGGACGGCAGCAACGACACCACAGGTTCCGACTATGCCGGGTTCATGATGACTCCTTCAAAGATTGATACATCGACGGGCGAAGTCCGCTTGTTGGGGTATCCTTCGCTGGAAAACATGAAAGAACAAAATATCTTGTCGATGGACGCGGTCGCGAATGCTCGCCGGTTTATGGACAACACGACCTTCGAGGACCGATCGGGCTTGAAGATGATTTCGATCATGTCGGTCTTCTCCGAGCTATGGGCGGATGATGACGGCAAAGTCGAGAAGCACATGTGCTTGCGCAGCGTCCCTGCCGACGAGATCCTTCCCGCAGGTTTGGAAAACGACGTGGCTTCGCTTCACCAAGCCATCGCTGAAGAAGAACAGCGAGAACGGGAGGACGAGGCGGAGGATGAAGACGAGCAGTTCGACGAGGGGCGAGTTTTCATCGCCAACCCCAAACTTACCGAGAAGCGAGTCGATGTTGGGGAAGCTGTTGTCGTAATTGGCATCTACGACGAAATGCGACGAGGACTGTTACCTCCTCCAGGTTCGCTAATTCCAAATCGACTCATGATCGGTACTTCGGAAGACATAGAGTCCCGCCTACGTACCAGCATGCTCGGCCTCTCGATCGGTGGCATTCTCTTCTTGCTGCTGGTCCATGCGGCGTTCTATTTTGCCCTTCAACTTCCTGATGCACGTAGACCACCGCCAGGAGACAACAAGGCGGCATTGCAACAACAATTCATTGGTAAGCTGAATCATTCGCTTTTATAATCGTGGCGGTTGTTTTCTTCGTCTGTTCGTTGTGTGGGATTATTCATGGAGACCTCGCCGTTTCAATCTCCCACAACAACCGAGGCCTGTCTCGAATCGATATCACCTTGCGACGAGCGACTTCTGCGGATCGCCAGCAATCAGCGTTGGCTGTTTCTATTGCTGGGGCTTCGCCTTCTTTCAGCGATGTTGGCGATGGCCTTGTATGAATCACCTTCACTGCGTGAAGCGATTTTTGGTGAGTCCTACGGTTTTGCCGTCGCGAACCTCTTTCGCGGATTGCTTTACTTTCTAATGATCGCGTCGATCATCGCTTGCTACGCTCTGTCGCGACAATTCTTACCTCGGCCACCGTCCATCTTGATTGCCCTGACGCAGTTCTTCCCACCTTACTCGTTCCTGCCTCAGTTTCTGCTAATTGCGATTGCGTTTCGTGCTTTGAAGCAACACGGCCTGAAGCCGGGCTGGTTCGGCCTGAGCGAATCGTCGATACATTCGCAACTCGCCGCTAGGGA
The genomic region above belongs to Blastopirellula marina and contains:
- a CDS encoding discoidin domain-containing protein, which codes for MTPPRLLFARLLVLSLISVLPASLFAADAPKPIKALLVTGGCCHDYTTQKNLIKEGLEARAHIEVTVVQQGGSTTDTKIPLYQDPNWADGYDIVLHDECFAGVKDPAWTERVLKPHQQGLPGVVIHCAMHCYRDGTDQWFRFCGVTSHKHGAHYPHAVYNYDANHPIMADFGPAWYNPQGELYHIAKVWDTAHVLGASKEKNEGTEQPCVWTNQYGDARIFGTTLGHHNETVEDDKFLSLLTRGTLWACDKLNDEYLKPSSASGGPQMVPENLALEKPAKASSEESGKSNFAKLAFDGNKGTRWCASGGNYPQWLEVDLGEAKELRGAQIDWESANSVYQFTLDGSADGKSWKTIVDQSANKGNNYDYEFVAGGFRYVRLNVLACKQGGWASVRELRLLGKELVKVDPIATKDEENAQDLAEVKIPDGFEKTYFAGPPAVNYPVFVAASPEGDVYVSVDKNGSLDRELKRGAIHRLRDTDGDGKADEVKLFVPDVDSPRGLVWDRDRLYVLHPPHLSAFIDEDGDGRSDKQEILIKNLAFTFKDRPADHTSNGVTLGIDGWLYLAIGDFGFMEAEGADGRKLQMRGGGVLRVRPDGSNMEVYSYGTRNILEVAIDPLMNGFTRDNTNDGGGWDIRLHHFSGLEDHGYPRLYMNFGEEIIQPLADYGGGSGCGALYMDEPGFPEGYGNALYTADWGRSWIYRHNPKRKGATFEANQEEFLGIPRVTDLDVDADSHIYAASWKGATFTYNGEDVGYLVRVSPKGYQADPMPNLKEADTDTLLGLMQSDSHRRRLAAQRELLARGLDDATLAKIQAQKIEKPEAMVATYYLLLQGLGSKNAKTDLTLNVSDAVATDPDVSANLIRAVADMVVLNPENSIASTLLDMTVAAGATSDNARIQLESIVAIARTGSMGHISEILPHLDSDDPVIRHTAYRALAKLEAADALFTVIDDDQASPRKRQFALFALERIHKPEVVDGLIERLKGTTSPDHRQGLLVALSRLYNIDGTWKGNSWGTRPDTRGPYYQPEKWEQSDKIGAVLKATLASAASDESAFLLKELRRNRVELDGALQMALDKAKSDPAFAAGAISLVAESNELPSEAVGLLTSAATAEGTDPAVRAQAVTALLRSTEKDVVVAALSGMSKLRHADGQEGEFKSALSAYQNKNQLSRQVGILDSLAKAPSSPVAVWGEAGLLTLSGQDKLSPEVASTVKSSLDAGWDNPARQPHLLEAAMIINDRKLDEKVLGLLNSSNADVATAAGKVAAAWKLKTQMTKPTGPKVSTIDPEEVIKLVVGTKGDASRGESLFAKLTCNKCHTVDPNETPRGPYLPQVAKTYKRDQLTESIVLPSKSLAQGFVTNIFQMDDGRLLSGFITFEGPEKIVIRDNQGNEITLNPDEIEGQKKDNVSIMPVGLANDVTVQELADLVTYLESLASKAGTK
- a CDS encoding fatty acid desaturase family protein gives rise to the protein MSDISAKSSPAPLHCNKSDDFSMAEARKTIGDLFKPKPWVYWTDFLMSFSVAIVCFRLVRQSELFSWQQIACFVVSSLLFYRLAMFIHELVHLRTGTMTAFRVVWNLLVGVPFLMPSFVYYTHLDHHRRKHYGTDKDGEYLPIEHEGRWQIFAFLASGFVVPFLAVFRFLVLTPLTWVSPAFRDWAFQHASSMVIDPKYIRPLPTKDAMRMIRIQEGLCFLWCLGLLIGTLTVGEYPYPLLIQGYCTGVFVLTVNAVRTLVAHRWHNHEGEMTFLEQLLDSINFPSKMLLTELWAPIGTRFHALHHMFPSLPYHAMPEAHKRLMKALPEGSPYHQTNEYSFTHAFADLWVRCGQKSDAPGSNEANETKVASPESVSSKMAKSA
- a CDS encoding YidH family protein; translated protein: MSDESDPRVFFAAERTMLAWLRTGLAVIGIGFLVARFGLFLRMLRHPGADISPPLASSLIGIGFVLLGATLIGVSAWQHARFIRGMVFQQLPQAYSTRFAIVISAFVALLGLALAMYLLLSVFEGVVPAGANGSPS
- a CDS encoding beta-ketoacyl-[acyl-carrier-protein] synthase family protein, whose amino-acid sequence is MPSSIEIVITGTGIVSPIGIGNEAVWDSLVQGKSGIAPLTEFTAPEYPVSFGGELKDFDGKKYVKPRKALKVMCREIQTGFAAAALAMDQAQLQPGSIDPDRLGVVYGSEMLYSDFEDLRAAYEQCVEEGWYKHDRWGPSAMSETNPLWMLKYLPNMPACHVGIYYDGRGHNNTICLEECSSLGAISEALSHLRRGTMDCMITGATGSRLNINVLMYRGDSLLSHRNDAPEKASRPFDQDRDGMVSSEGAAAFVLEPREKAEARGAQILGRVLGAASTFGRITEEAVVSPTAVKACLETTLRDAGITADDIACVFAHGTSIAADDRLEAEGIHAALPGVPVAAMKSYYGHTGAAGGALDAAMAVLSHQHGQVPPTLNYETPDPACEIPVIHGQPLSIEKPVILVLSQTRRGQCTCVAIAR